In the Flagellimonas sp. MMG031 genome, one interval contains:
- a CDS encoding Hsp20/alpha crystallin family protein, translating into MSIVKRNNLFFPSLMNDFMGPDWFGGTEKWNATMPAVNIKDNTEGFELELAVPGMKKDDFTVEIDNDVLTISSEIKTENEDKNENYTRKEFSYSSFKRAFTLPETVDGSKIDAKYEDGILKLTLPKKQEALPKPKRLIEIA; encoded by the coding sequence ATGAGTATAGTAAAAAGAAATAACCTGTTTTTTCCATCATTGATGAACGATTTTATGGGACCCGATTGGTTCGGAGGAACCGAAAAATGGAACGCTACCATGCCAGCTGTCAATATTAAGGACAATACCGAAGGGTTTGAATTGGAATTGGCAGTCCCAGGCATGAAAAAGGACGATTTCACCGTGGAAATCGATAACGACGTATTGACTATTTCAAGTGAAATCAAGACTGAAAATGAAGATAAAAATGAGAATTACACACGCAAAGAGTTCTCATATAGTTCATTTAAAAGAGCCTTTACACTTCCTGAAACTGTGGATGGCTCTAAAATCGACGCCAAATACGAGGATGGAATTTTGAAATTGACCTTGCCGAAAAAACAAGAGGCATTGCCAAAACCAAAAAGATTGATTGAAATCGCATAA
- a CDS encoding TerB family tellurite resistance protein, with amino-acid sequence MGTYEEKLSILSEMIAFARVDHSLKQSEYDFLLQVARSLGVDEDTFKGLLKERPPKVRLKTQADRIVQFHRLMLLMNIDDEQHKKEIDRLYNIGLRMGLPPAAISQVLEVMHRYPDKIVPPNILINIFRAHYN; translated from the coding sequence ATGGGAACTTATGAGGAAAAATTAAGTATACTTTCGGAGATGATCGCCTTTGCTAGGGTAGATCATTCCCTAAAGCAATCCGAGTATGACTTTTTGCTTCAAGTTGCCAGGAGTCTAGGTGTGGATGAGGATACCTTCAAAGGGCTCTTAAAGGAAAGACCACCCAAGGTCCGCTTAAAAACCCAGGCCGATCGAATAGTACAGTTTCACCGATTGATGCTCCTTATGAACATCGACGATGAGCAGCATAAAAAGGAAATCGACAGACTTTACAATATCGGGCTCCGAATGGGCCTGCCTCCTGCGGCCATCAGTCAGGTTTTGGAGGTGATGCACCGCTACCCCGACAAGATTGTTCCGCCCAATATACTGATCAATATTTTCAGGGCGCATTACAATTAA
- a CDS encoding T9SS type B sorting domain-containing protein: MLSRLYIFLVLLMGLSTYAQECPNMVFPANGATNVPLNATIDWESVDGVPSYNITLGTTPGGDDILSSQFAGGSSYTPPLGLPANTTIYVTITLFFFNQPNITCPSTTFTTEPLTAIPNCTQVTNPPDMAADINPNTNISWQYAYGATGYFLSLGTTPGGTELLNNLDVGNTLSYNPTMELQEQTTFYATVTPYNPLGNAVGCTFQQFTTREASDIPDCSTIIYPQNGETNVPLSPLLEWSAVPDATGYTVTIGTTPIATDILDGAIFNTNSTPVVNFEPNKTFFITIVPFNDAGQAEGCVQTSFSTLLGCGPYLDFQSGEYITINPVIDFPETFSSCENEGPLVIASDDVAEGYRWYQIDQFGNENIISSTSEVTITENGTYRYEAYNTVVQNGNFIECPSSQVFEVLSSERPTIDNILARRTGQSLQLTVIVSGNGDYEYAIDNSNGPYSDSNIFTNVALGNHTIYVRDKNGCGIAERLFTQDLTVEGFPKFFTPNGDTINDYWQFIQPRGSDPVTFQSIRIFDRFGTFLKQISQDSQGWDGTVRGNRLPSGDYWFLAVDDTNREYKGHFTLKR, from the coding sequence ATGCTGAGCAGATTATACATTTTCTTGGTCCTTTTGATGGGCCTATCCACCTATGCACAGGAGTGCCCCAATATGGTATTCCCGGCCAATGGCGCTACCAATGTCCCTTTGAATGCCACCATTGACTGGGAATCTGTGGATGGAGTGCCTTCTTATAATATCACCTTGGGCACGACACCAGGTGGTGATGATATTTTAAGCTCTCAATTTGCGGGAGGCTCCTCCTACACCCCGCCACTGGGCCTACCGGCAAATACGACCATTTATGTGACCATTACATTGTTCTTTTTCAACCAACCCAACATTACCTGTCCCAGTACTACTTTTACCACAGAGCCTTTGACGGCGATACCCAATTGCACACAGGTGACCAATCCACCGGATATGGCCGCGGACATTAACCCCAACACCAATATTTCATGGCAATATGCGTATGGTGCTACGGGATATTTCCTAAGCCTGGGCACTACGCCAGGGGGAACGGAACTGCTCAATAATCTGGACGTGGGCAATACACTTTCGTACAATCCCACCATGGAATTGCAGGAACAGACCACTTTTTATGCCACGGTTACTCCGTACAACCCATTGGGCAATGCCGTTGGCTGTACGTTTCAGCAATTCACCACCAGAGAGGCATCGGACATACCGGATTGTAGCACGATCATCTACCCACAGAACGGGGAGACCAACGTACCGCTTTCCCCTTTATTGGAATGGAGTGCCGTCCCGGACGCCACTGGTTACACTGTGACCATTGGCACTACACCCATAGCAACCGATATTTTGGATGGTGCCATTTTTAATACCAATTCCACCCCTGTGGTGAATTTTGAGCCTAACAAAACCTTTTTTATCACCATTGTTCCCTTTAACGATGCCGGGCAGGCCGAAGGCTGTGTCCAAACCAGTTTCTCTACACTTTTGGGCTGTGGGCCCTATTTGGATTTTCAGTCTGGTGAATATATTACCATAAACCCGGTCATTGATTTTCCGGAGACTTTTTCGTCCTGCGAAAATGAGGGTCCGCTGGTTATCGCTTCCGATGACGTTGCCGAAGGCTATCGTTGGTACCAAATTGACCAATTTGGCAACGAGAATATTATATCCTCCACCAGTGAGGTAACCATTACCGAAAACGGCACCTATCGCTACGAAGCGTACAATACCGTGGTCCAGAATGGGAATTTTATTGAGTGCCCCTCCTCCCAAGTTTTTGAGGTGCTCTCGTCCGAACGACCAACCATCGATAATATTCTGGCCCGAAGAACGGGCCAATCCCTGCAATTGACCGTTATCGTCTCTGGAAACGGTGATTATGAGTATGCCATTGACAATAGCAATGGACCTTATTCCGATAGCAACATTTTTACGAATGTTGCTTTGGGAAATCACACTATTTATGTACGGGATAAAAATGGCTGCGGCATTGCCGAAAGATTGTTTACCCAAGATTTGACCGTGGAAGGTTTTCCAAAGTTTTTTACGCCGAATGGGGACACCATCAACGATTATTGGCAATTCATCCAGCCTAGGGGTTCCGACCCCGTCACTTTTCAGAGCATTCGGATTTTTGATCGGTTTGGTACCTTTTTAAAGCAAATTTCCCAAGATTCGCAGGGATGGGACGGCACAGTTCGTGGGAATCGGTTACCATCGGGCGACTATTGGTTTTTGGCGGTGGATGATACCAATCGCGAATACAAGGGGCATTTTACCCTAAAACGATAA
- a CDS encoding ABC transporter permease subunit yields the protein MLRLLQIEFIKLWNNRASKVLIISYFVLLTSIALIAAIKFDIGPVQFHLADQGIFNFPYIWHFNTFVTALFKLFLAIVIVSMMSNEYSNKTIKQNLIDGLSKKEFILSKVLTVISFALISTVFVFVVSMILGLIYSDYNEVSIIFSDMEFLPAFFFKLVAFFSFCLFLGILVKRSAFALGFLILWTILEQVVFGLLGWKVMSWEAAKSVKRFFPLESMGNMIKEPFTRLSAVQNIGQQIGEDMKFDYHVYWYEFLIVIVWTAIFIYLSYALLKKRDL from the coding sequence ATGTTACGTCTCCTACAAATAGAATTTATAAAACTTTGGAACAATAGGGCCAGCAAGGTGCTGATCATCTCTTATTTTGTGCTCCTTACCTCAATCGCCCTTATTGCTGCCATAAAGTTTGATATTGGCCCGGTACAGTTTCACTTGGCCGACCAAGGAATTTTTAATTTTCCATATATCTGGCACTTCAACACTTTTGTTACAGCACTGTTTAAACTGTTTTTGGCGATTGTCATAGTGTCCATGATGTCCAACGAATACAGTAACAAGACCATCAAACAAAACCTGATCGATGGATTGTCCAAAAAGGAATTTATTCTGTCCAAGGTACTCACGGTGATTTCCTTTGCATTGATTTCCACAGTATTTGTGTTTGTGGTTTCGATGATTCTTGGCTTGATATATTCCGATTACAACGAGGTTTCCATCATCTTCTCCGATATGGAATTTTTGCCTGCATTCTTTTTTAAACTGGTTGCCTTTTTTTCTTTCTGTCTCTTCTTGGGGATTTTGGTCAAACGTTCGGCCTTTGCCCTAGGGTTTCTCATTCTTTGGACCATTTTGGAACAAGTCGTGTTTGGTCTATTGGGCTGGAAGGTGATGAGCTGGGAAGCTGCCAAATCGGTCAAACGCTTTTTTCCATTGGAATCGATGGGCAACATGATCAAAGAACCTTTTACAAGACTCTCTGCTGTACAAAACATCGGTCAACAGATTGGGGAGGACATGAAATTCGATTATCATGTGTATTGGTATGAGTTTCTGATCGTCATCGTTTGGACAGCCATTTTTATCTATTTATCCTACGCATTATTGAAGAAACGTGATTTGTAG
- the uvrB gene encoding excinuclease ABC subunit UvrB, whose product MKFQVVSEFKPTGDQPEAIRQLVEGIEGNTRHQTLLGVTGSGKTFTVANVVESVQKPTLVLAHNKTLAAQLYSEFKQFFPKNAVEYFVSYYDYYQPEAYIPTSGLYIEKDLSINEDIEKLRLSTTSSLLSGRRDVLVVASVSCLYGIGNPIEFQKNVITIHRDQVISRTKFLKQLVQSLYARTTADFRNGNFRVKGDVVDVFPGYADHAFRIHFFGDEIEEIEALDPFNNKVIEIYDTLNIYPANMFVTSPDVLQNAIREIQDDLVKQVDYFKEIGRPLEAKRLEERTNFDLEMIRELGYCSGIENYSRYLDGRKPGTRPFCLLDYFPDDYLMVVDESHVTIPQVHAMYGGDRSRKENLVEYGFRLPAAMDNRPLKFEEFEALQNQVLYVSATPADYELELSEGVYVEQIIRPTGLLDPVIEVRPSENQIDDLVEEIQQRVELDERTLVTTLTKRMAEELTKYLSRIDVRCRYIHSDVDTLERVEIMQDLRKGLFDVLIGVNLLREGLDLPEVSLVAILDADKEGFLRSNRSLTQTVGRAARNLNGKAIMYADTITESMQKTIDETNYRREKQMAYNKENNITPTALKKNLDSALAKNSVSTYHFQKEELRAAEPDLKYITEDQKEKLIREKRKAMEKAAKELNFMEAAKLRDEIKMLQEKE is encoded by the coding sequence ATGAAATTCCAGGTAGTATCCGAATTTAAGCCTACGGGCGATCAACCCGAAGCCATACGCCAATTGGTCGAAGGCATTGAGGGAAATACACGACACCAAACGCTGCTAGGGGTAACGGGTTCTGGAAAAACCTTTACCGTAGCCAATGTGGTGGAATCGGTGCAAAAACCTACCTTGGTTCTCGCGCACAACAAGACCTTGGCCGCACAATTATATTCCGAGTTCAAGCAGTTTTTTCCAAAAAATGCGGTGGAATACTTTGTATCCTATTACGATTACTATCAACCGGAGGCCTATATTCCCACTAGTGGATTATACATAGAAAAGGACCTTTCCATCAATGAGGATATTGAAAAACTGCGATTGAGCACCACTTCTTCCCTCTTGTCAGGAAGGCGGGATGTATTGGTGGTCGCCTCCGTTTCATGCCTTTACGGTATTGGTAACCCCATCGAATTCCAGAAGAATGTCATCACCATCCACCGAGACCAGGTAATCTCCAGGACCAAATTCCTAAAACAATTGGTGCAAAGTCTTTACGCTCGCACCACTGCCGATTTCAGGAACGGTAATTTTAGGGTAAAGGGTGATGTGGTGGACGTTTTCCCCGGATACGCCGACCACGCGTTCCGCATCCATTTTTTTGGGGATGAAATTGAGGAAATCGAGGCACTGGACCCTTTCAACAACAAAGTCATTGAGATATACGATACCCTGAATATCTACCCAGCGAACATGTTCGTTACCTCTCCCGATGTGCTTCAAAATGCAATTCGCGAAATTCAGGATGATTTGGTGAAGCAAGTGGATTACTTTAAGGAAATTGGACGACCATTGGAGGCGAAACGTTTGGAGGAGCGAACCAATTTTGATTTGGAAATGATCCGTGAGTTGGGCTACTGCTCGGGAATCGAAAACTACTCCAGATATTTGGATGGAAGAAAACCAGGTACCAGACCGTTCTGTCTACTGGATTATTTCCCTGATGATTACTTGATGGTGGTGGATGAAAGCCATGTGACCATACCCCAAGTGCATGCTATGTACGGTGGCGACCGTTCCCGAAAGGAGAACTTGGTGGAATATGGTTTCCGACTACCTGCTGCCATGGACAACCGTCCTCTAAAGTTTGAAGAATTTGAGGCCCTTCAGAATCAAGTGCTTTATGTTAGCGCCACACCCGCCGATTACGAACTTGAATTGAGCGAAGGGGTTTATGTGGAACAAATTATCCGCCCTACAGGTTTGTTGGACCCCGTGATAGAAGTCCGCCCCAGCGAAAACCAGATTGATGATTTGGTGGAGGAAATCCAACAACGAGTAGAACTGGATGAACGTACCTTGGTGACCACCTTGACCAAACGAATGGCCGAGGAGCTTACCAAGTATCTGTCCCGTATCGATGTTCGCTGCCGCTACATCCACAGTGATGTGGATACCTTGGAACGGGTAGAAATTATGCAGGATTTAAGAAAGGGGTTATTTGATGTACTCATTGGGGTGAACTTGCTGAGGGAGGGACTAGATCTGCCCGAAGTATCGCTTGTAGCCATATTGGATGCGGACAAGGAAGGTTTTTTGCGAAGCAACCGCTCCCTGACGCAAACGGTGGGCCGTGCTGCACGTAATTTGAACGGCAAGGCCATCATGTACGCCGATACCATTACCGAGAGTATGCAAAAGACCATCGACGAGACCAATTATCGTAGGGAAAAACAGATGGCTTACAACAAGGAAAACAACATTACCCCCACAGCCTTGAAGAAAAACCTCGATAGTGCCCTGGCCAAAAACTCCGTCTCTACCTATCATTTTCAAAAGGAAGAACTACGAGCTGCCGAACCTGATTTAAAATATATTACTGAGGACCAAAAGGAGAAACTGATCAGGGAAAAGCGAAAGGCTATGGAAAAGGCGGCCAAGGAGCTCAATTTCATGGAGGCGGCCAAACTTCGGGACGAAATCAAAATGCTACAGGAGAAGGAATAA
- a CDS encoding ABC transporter ATP-binding protein: METILTVNHLTKKFGYLTAVKDLSFSIEKGNVYGILGPNGSGKSTTLGIILNVVNRTSGEFSWFDGTTSTHDALKKVGAIIERPNFYPYMDAIQNLRLVCKIKDVPETKIQEKLELVGLWDRRNSKFKTYSLGMKQRMAIASALLNDPEILILDEPTNGLDPQGIHQIREIIKKIAGQGTTILLASHLLDEVEKVCSHVIILRKGENLYSGPVDSMLASHGFFELRCDDLDQLQSLLEKSASFGKIENFNGTLTAYLKEEMDAQSLNKMLFDKGIVLSHLVKRKESLEEQFLTLTKNQ, translated from the coding sequence TTGGAAACAATACTTACCGTAAACCATCTCACCAAAAAATTTGGGTATCTCACCGCCGTGAAGGACCTTTCCTTTTCTATTGAAAAAGGGAATGTCTATGGCATTTTGGGACCCAATGGCAGTGGAAAATCTACCACGCTGGGCATTATTCTCAATGTAGTCAACCGAACTTCAGGGGAATTCAGTTGGTTTGATGGCACCACCTCCACCCACGACGCCCTTAAAAAAGTAGGCGCCATTATCGAGCGTCCCAATTTTTATCCTTACATGGATGCCATCCAGAATTTGCGGTTGGTCTGTAAAATCAAGGATGTACCCGAAACCAAGATTCAAGAAAAATTGGAGTTGGTAGGTTTGTGGGACCGGCGCAACAGTAAGTTCAAGACCTATTCGTTGGGGATGAAGCAGCGTATGGCCATCGCCTCTGCCCTGCTCAACGACCCTGAAATCCTGATCTTGGACGAGCCTACCAACGGTTTGGACCCGCAAGGAATTCATCAGATTCGGGAAATCATTAAAAAAATTGCCGGTCAGGGCACTACCATCTTATTGGCTTCGCACCTGCTGGACGAGGTGGAAAAAGTATGTTCGCACGTTATCATTCTTCGAAAAGGGGAAAACCTATATTCTGGTCCAGTGGACAGTATGCTGGCAAGCCATGGCTTTTTTGAGCTGCGCTGTGACGATTTGGACCAATTGCAGTCACTTCTTGAAAAAAGTGCCAGTTTTGGAAAAATCGAAAACTTCAACGGAACGCTTACGGCTTATTTGAAAGAGGAAATGGATGCACAAAGTTTGAACAAAATGCTGTTCGATAAAGGCATTGTGCTGTCACACCTCGTTAAAAGAAAAGAAAGCCTGGAAGAGCAATTTTTAACCCTGACCAAGAACCAATAA